The following proteins are co-located in the Telopea speciosissima isolate NSW1024214 ecotype Mountain lineage chromosome 9, Tspe_v1, whole genome shotgun sequence genome:
- the LOC122640747 gene encoding reticuline oxidase-like, producing MLKLNPQRSLLYLFILVSIILVTSSSKPTKLIQSCLLQNHVMNFTVFQYSDNQTSEYYKLLNFSIQNLRFTEPTYPKPIAIVIPETKEQLVGTILCCRQGPWTIRIRCGGHSYEGLSSIASDRSSFVIVDLMNLNRVSVDLVSETAWVEGGTTLGEVYHAIAMSSVSHGFSAGSCPTVGSGGHIAGGGFGLLSRKYGLAADNVVDALLVDANGRLLDKEAMGEDAFWAIRGGGGGVWGVVYAWKLRLVSVPPIVTCFVISRPGSRDQVANLVHKWQLVSPLLPDDFYLSAFVGAGLPDAKGIGISVTFKGFYLGTKTSGVSILKEVFPELGIVQEDCNEMNWIESIVFFSDMDNGSSIPDLKDRYYHRKDYFKAKSDYVRVPIPLRVIRVALEILEKEPKGYVILDPYGGKMSKISSDSIPFPHREGNLFTIQYLVSWKEEDNGKSDEFINWIRGFYDFMSPYVAKGPRTAYNNYLDLDLGVMDSMSTDGVEMARAWGEKYFLHNYDRLVRAKTFLDPNNVFNNQQGIPPRSTLSQM from the coding sequence ATGTTGAAATTGAATCCTCAAAGAAGCCTATTATATCTGTTCATCTTAGTTTCCATAATTCTTGTAACCTCCTCAAGTAAACCCACAAAGCTAATCCAATCTTGTTTACTCCAAAACCATGTTATGAACTTCACTGTTTTTCAATACTCAGATAACCAGACATCAGAGTACTACAAACTCCTCAATTTCTCAATCCAGAATCTCCGTTTTACAGAACCCACATATCCCAAGCCTATAGCCATTGTAATACCAGAGACCAAAGAACAGTTAGTAGGAACCATATTGTGCTGCAGGCAAGGGCCATGGACAATTAGAATAAGGTGTGGAGGACACAGCTATGAAGGCTTATCATCTATTGCTTCTGATAGATCTTCATTTGTGATCGTCGATTTGATGAATCTGAATCGGGTTTCGGTAGATTTGGTATCCGAAACCGCTTGGGTTGAAGGTGGTACAACACTAGGTGAGGTATACCATGCAATTGCCATGTCAAGTGTCTCCCATGGATTCTCAGCTGGATCATGCCCAACTGTAGGGAGTGGCGGCCATATCGCCGGAGGTGGGTTCGGGTTATTGTCGAGGAAATACGGTTTGGCCGCCGATAACGTCGTTGATGCACTTCTTGTAGATGCTAATGGAAGGTTACTAGACAAGGAAGCCATGGGAGAAGATGCTTTTTGGGCCATtcgtggtggaggtggaggtgttTGGGGAGTAGTCTATGCTTGGAAACTAAGACTGGTTAGTGTTCCACCAATTGTAACATGTTTTGTTATCTCTAGACCAGGCTCAAGAGATCAGGTAGCTAATCTAGTTCATAAATGGCAACTAGTTTCACCCTTGCTACCAGATGATTTTTACTTATCGGCTTTCGTTGGTGCCGGTTTACCGGATGCGAAAGGGATAGGGATTTCTGTTACTTTTAAGGGATTCTACCTTGGAACCAAAACAAGTGGTGTATCTATTCTAAAAGAAGTCTTCCCTGAATTGGGAATTGTCCAAGAAGACTGCAATGAAATGAATTGGATTGAATCAATTGTTTTCTTCTCTGACATGGATAATGGTAGCTCAATTCCAGATTTGAAGGATAGGTACTACCATAGAAAAGATTATTTCAAGGCAAAATCTGACTATGTAAGGGTTCCAATACCTTTAAGGGTCATTAGGGTTGCCCTTGAAATACTTGAAAAGGAGCCTAAAGGGTATGTTATATTGGACCCTTATGGAGGAAAGATGAGTAAGATAAGCAGTGATTCTATTCCTTTTCCTCATAGAGAAGGTAATCTCTTTACCATTCAATACTTGGTTtcttggaaagaagaagataatggaaagAGTGATGAGTTTATAAATTGGATAAGAGGGTTTTATGATTTCATGTCACCCTATGTTGCTAAGGGTCCAAGAACAGCTTATAATAACTATTTGGACCTTGATCTTGGGGTGATGGACAGTATGAGTACTGATGGTGTTGAGATGGCTAGGGCTTGGGGTGAGAAATATTTCCTCCACAACTATGATAGATTGGTTAGAGCAAAGACATTTCTTGATCCAAATAATGTGTTTAACAACCAACAAGGGATTCCTCCTAGGTCAACTTTGTCTCAAATGTGA